A region of Haloplanus sp. XH21 DNA encodes the following proteins:
- a CDS encoding PLP-dependent cysteine synthase family protein: MHESILDAIGSPLVRIDSPPETTVAAKIESKNPGGSAKDRPAKAMVEAAEREGELEPGDAIVEPTSGNTGIGLAVVGAAKGYDVTVVMPESKSPERRAIMRAYGADIELVDGEMTEARERADELEREQGMVQMHQFENPANPKAHYRTTGEEILEQTDRPVDALVCGVGTGGTISGTGRRLKETYPDLTVVGVQPESNQFLTGTPGDDDFQGMGPGFIAENVDVDLIDDVESVSLSAAEEECRRLAREEGILVGQSSGASSLGAKRVAERLSEVVDDPLVVTVFWDSGERYMSTGLFD; encoded by the coding sequence ATGCACGAGAGCATTCTCGACGCCATCGGCTCTCCGCTCGTCCGCATCGACTCCCCGCCGGAGACGACGGTGGCGGCGAAAATCGAGTCGAAAAACCCCGGTGGCTCCGCGAAGGACCGCCCAGCGAAGGCAATGGTCGAGGCGGCGGAGCGCGAGGGCGAACTCGAACCGGGCGACGCCATCGTCGAACCGACGAGCGGGAACACGGGCATCGGCCTTGCCGTCGTCGGCGCGGCCAAGGGCTACGACGTGACCGTCGTGATGCCCGAGTCGAAATCGCCGGAGCGGCGGGCGATCATGCGCGCCTACGGCGCCGACATCGAACTCGTCGACGGCGAGATGACCGAAGCGCGGGAGCGCGCCGACGAACTCGAGCGCGAGCAGGGAATGGTGCAGATGCACCAGTTCGAGAACCCCGCCAACCCCAAGGCGCATTACCGAACCACGGGCGAGGAGATCCTCGAACAGACCGACCGCCCCGTCGACGCGCTGGTCTGTGGCGTCGGCACCGGCGGCACCATCTCGGGGACGGGCCGCCGGCTCAAGGAGACCTACCCCGATCTGACCGTCGTCGGCGTCCAGCCCGAATCGAACCAGTTTCTCACCGGCACGCCCGGCGATGACGATTTCCAGGGGATGGGTCCGGGCTTCATCGCCGAGAACGTCGACGTCGACCTCATCGACGACGTGGAGAGCGTCTCGCTTTCGGCCGCCGAGGAGGAGTGCCGGCGCCTCGCCCGCGAAGAGGGCATCCTCGTCGGGCAGTCGAGCGGCGCGTCGAGCCTCGGCGCGAAACGCGTCGCCGAGCGCCTCAGCGAAGTCGTCGACGACCCGCTTGTCGTGACGGTGTTCTGGGACAGCGGCGAGCGGTACATGTCGACCGGGCTGTTCGACTGA
- a CDS encoding zinc-ribbon domain-containing protein, translating to MALCPECGSEVGDAEDFCRNCGADVGGVESTEEARIHLREKEEPVVCKSISYPSMGGNWIRARMEDGSKRIYPTERLEYIETSSSGSGEISALPGNAQVKEVDSFDALGKLLSSFTN from the coding sequence ATGGCACTGTGTCCAGAATGCGGCAGTGAAGTGGGAGATGCGGAGGACTTTTGTCGTAATTGTGGTGCGGATGTCGGAGGTGTTGAGTCAACAGAAGAGGCGCGGATCCACCTTCGGGAAAAGGAGGAACCTGTCGTCTGCAAGAGTATCAGCTATCCATCAATGGGTGGAAACTGGATCAGGGCCCGAATGGAGGATGGCTCGAAGAGAATTTACCCCACAGAACGGCTTGAGTACATCGAGACGAGTTCCTCAGGCTCCGGAGAAATATCGGCTTTGCCCGGGAATGCCCAAGTGAAAGAAGTTGATAGTTTTGACGCACTTGGGAAACTGCTCAGTAGCTTCACTAATTGA
- a CDS encoding DUF5804 family protein yields the protein MTQVCLVGADDVDLRYELLSRETARAALATYDLREPFVNSVAVDTVSLGAAVSLLNDLNWYLVRFVDSAFVREPSVSTDEWLSRDLASAVRDGDLSPEATGRYLRVYGLADDRLVEPMNATRTDSGVPEYDRRSVDDTVVVRVTEAEFDHPGRE from the coding sequence GTGACGCAGGTGTGTCTCGTCGGCGCGGACGACGTCGACCTCCGGTACGAACTGCTCTCGCGAGAGACGGCGCGGGCGGCGCTCGCGACCTACGACCTCCGCGAGCCGTTCGTGAACTCCGTCGCCGTCGACACCGTCAGCCTCGGCGCCGCAGTCTCGCTTCTGAACGATCTGAACTGGTATCTCGTCCGCTTCGTCGACTCCGCGTTCGTCCGCGAACCGAGCGTCTCGACCGACGAGTGGCTCTCTCGTGACCTGGCGAGCGCCGTCCGCGACGGCGACCTGTCGCCCGAGGCGACCGGCCGGTATCTCCGCGTGTACGGCCTCGCCGACGACCGCCTCGTCGAACCGATGAACGCCACCCGGACCGACAGCGGCGTGCCGGAGTACGACCGCCGATCCGTCGACGACACCGTCGTCGTCCGCGTGACTGAGGCCGAGTTCGATCACCCCGGTCGCGAATGA
- a CDS encoding tRNA sulfurtransferase — MAPDTNPAPSPDVVLVSFGDIGTKSREVRVKMARRLRDNVAALLDARGVDATVDREWSRIVVHAADPDRAAQVAADAMGVVWARPAVECPADLDAIRAVLDGLARDAPPVDTYAVRARRSGDEHHFSSPDLEREGGTAVGQATDAAVDLDDPDRTYHVEVRDERAHVSLTTYEGPGGLPLGTQDPLVALVSGGHDSPVAAYEAMRRGAPVIPVYVGLGAYGGPDHEARAAATVDALARHAPNVDCRLRVVPGGDLVATLLDDVKDTRMLSWRRAILRIGEAVADREGAVGVVTGEAMGQKSSQTAANLAATDAAVDCPVHRPLFAWDKHDITERARAIGTYEDSSIPVGCERLDPPFPETRATRTAVEAAEPDGFLDRAAAAVDDLRIVGAESSQPL, encoded by the coding sequence GTGGCCCCCGATACGAACCCCGCCCCCTCGCCGGATGTCGTCCTCGTGAGTTTCGGCGACATCGGCACCAAGAGCCGCGAGGTGCGCGTCAAGATGGCGCGACGCCTCCGGGACAACGTCGCTGCCCTCCTCGACGCTCGCGGCGTCGACGCCACCGTCGACCGGGAGTGGTCCCGGATCGTCGTCCACGCCGCCGACCCCGACCGGGCCGCGCAGGTCGCCGCCGACGCGATGGGCGTCGTCTGGGCGCGTCCCGCCGTCGAATGTCCGGCCGACCTCGACGCCATCCGCGCGGTCCTCGACGGCCTCGCTCGCGACGCGCCGCCGGTCGACACCTACGCCGTCCGCGCGCGCCGTAGCGGCGACGAGCACCACTTTTCCAGCCCCGACCTCGAACGCGAGGGTGGGACTGCCGTCGGCCAAGCCACCGACGCCGCGGTCGACCTGGACGACCCCGACCGCACCTACCACGTCGAGGTGCGCGACGAACGAGCACACGTCTCCCTGACGACCTACGAGGGTCCCGGCGGATTGCCGCTCGGCACGCAGGATCCCCTCGTCGCCCTCGTCAGCGGGGGGCACGACTCTCCCGTCGCGGCCTACGAGGCGATGCGCCGCGGGGCGCCCGTGATCCCGGTGTACGTCGGTCTCGGCGCCTACGGCGGCCCGGATCACGAGGCGCGGGCGGCGGCGACCGTCGACGCCCTCGCCCGCCACGCCCCGAACGTCGACTGCCGGCTCCGGGTCGTCCCCGGCGGCGACCTCGTGGCGACGCTGCTCGACGACGTGAAAGACACCCGCATGCTCTCCTGGCGGCGCGCCATCCTCCGGATCGGCGAGGCCGTCGCGGACCGCGAGGGTGCCGTCGGCGTCGTCACCGGCGAGGCGATGGGCCAGAAGTCGAGTCAGACCGCCGCCAACCTCGCGGCCACCGACGCGGCGGTCGACTGTCCCGTCCACCGCCCGCTCTTTGCCTGGGACAAACACGACATCACGGAGCGAGCGCGCGCCATCGGCACCTACGAGGACTCGTCGATCCCGGTCGGCTGTGAACGCCTCGATCCGCCCTTCCCCGAGACGCGGGCGACGCGGACCGCCGTCGAAGCCGCGGAACCCGACGGCTTCCTCGACCGCGCGGCCGCCGCCGTCGACGACCTGCGGATCGTCGGCGCGGAATCGTCGCAACCGCTTTAG
- a CDS encoding methionine adenosyltransferase, with the protein MTERNIRIESVDRRAVEDQEVEIVERKGVGHPDSLCDGIAESVSRALSNLYLERVGEVLHYNTDETQLAAGNAAPAFGGGEVIEPIHVLIVGRATRQYEGPDGTEYTLPVDSVALSAARDYLAKTVPELEFGTDVVVDVRLGEGSGDLQTVFGEDGAAVPMANDTSFGVAHAPLSETERIVLDAEEYLNGPYADSHPELGPDVKIMGKREGDHIDLTVAAAMIDRYLDGMEAYRDAVADVREAVTDLAESHTDRSVAVEVNTADDYDTDSIYLTTTGTSAEQGDDGSVGRGNRANGLITPNRPMSMEATSGKNPVNHIGKIYNLLSTRIAASVVDEVDGIRDLRVRLLSQIGRPIDRPHVADASVVTEDGVALADIESDVEAIIDEELAGVTDVTRDVIEGDIRTF; encoded by the coding sequence ATGACCGAACGGAACATCCGGATCGAGTCCGTCGATCGGCGCGCGGTCGAAGATCAAGAGGTGGAGATCGTCGAGCGGAAAGGGGTCGGCCATCCCGACTCCCTCTGTGACGGCATCGCCGAGAGCGTCTCGCGAGCCCTCTCGAACCTCTATCTGGAACGTGTCGGCGAGGTACTGCATTACAACACCGACGAGACGCAGTTGGCGGCGGGCAACGCCGCCCCCGCCTTCGGCGGCGGCGAAGTCATCGAACCAATCCACGTGTTGATCGTCGGCCGGGCGACCCGGCAGTACGAGGGGCCGGACGGCACCGAGTACACTCTCCCCGTCGACTCGGTGGCGCTGTCGGCTGCCCGCGACTACCTGGCCAAGACCGTCCCCGAACTCGAGTTCGGCACCGACGTGGTGGTCGATGTCCGCCTCGGAGAGGGCAGCGGCGACCTCCAAACGGTCTTCGGCGAGGACGGCGCGGCCGTGCCGATGGCCAACGACACGAGTTTCGGCGTCGCTCACGCGCCGCTCTCGGAGACCGAGCGGATCGTCCTCGACGCCGAGGAGTATCTCAACGGTCCGTACGCCGACAGCCACCCGGAACTCGGCCCCGACGTGAAGATCATGGGCAAACGCGAGGGCGACCACATCGACCTCACGGTCGCGGCCGCGATGATCGACCGCTATCTCGACGGGATGGAGGCGTACCGCGACGCGGTGGCCGACGTCCGCGAGGCCGTCACCGATCTCGCCGAGTCCCACACCGACCGGAGCGTCGCCGTCGAGGTCAACACCGCCGACGACTACGACACGGACTCCATCTACCTCACGACGACGGGGACAAGCGCCGAACAGGGTGACGACGGCTCCGTCGGCCGGGGTAACCGCGCGAACGGCCTCATCACGCCCAACCGCCCGATGAGCATGGAGGCCACCAGTGGCAAGAACCCCGTCAACCACATCGGGAAGATCTACAACCTCCTCAGTACGCGCATCGCGGCGTCGGTCGTGGACGAGGTGGACGGCATCCGCGACCTGCGGGTGCGTCTGCTCAGCCAGATCGGGCGCCCCATCGACCGCCCACACGTCGCCGACGCCTCGGTCGTCACCGAGGACGGTGTCGCCCTCGCCGACATCGAGAGCGATGTCGAGGCCATCATCGACGAGGAACTCGCCGGGGTCACCGACGTTACCCGCGACGTGATCGAGGGCGACATCCGCACGTTCTGA
- the cyaB gene encoding class IV adenylate cyclase, whose product MYEVEMKVRATHEAVRERLSALDATHVGTVTQIDTYYDAPHRDFGETDEALRLRREERDGDAATRVTYKGPLVEAASKTRRELETGVDDGDEMNDILGALGFDSAAIVEKERDRYRLDGYTVTLDTVADLGEFVEIEREAPEGDIEPVREGAAARLRELGLDPDDQIRTSYLGLLLE is encoded by the coding sequence ATGTACGAAGTCGAGATGAAAGTGCGGGCGACCCACGAGGCGGTTCGCGAGCGCCTGTCGGCACTCGACGCGACCCACGTCGGCACGGTCACGCAGATCGATACCTACTACGACGCGCCCCACCGCGACTTCGGCGAGACCGACGAAGCCCTCCGTCTTCGCCGCGAGGAGCGCGACGGCGACGCCGCGACGCGGGTCACCTACAAGGGACCGCTCGTCGAGGCGGCGTCGAAAACCCGCCGGGAGCTAGAGACCGGCGTGGACGACGGCGACGAGATGAACGACATCCTGGGCGCGCTCGGCTTCGACTCCGCCGCCATCGTGGAAAAAGAGCGCGACCGGTACCGGCTCGACGGTTACACCGTCACCCTGGACACCGTCGCCGACCTCGGCGAGTTCGTCGAAATCGAGCGCGAAGCGCCCGAAGGAGACATCGAGCCGGTCCGTGAGGGTGCGGCCGCGCGACTCCGCGAACTCGGCCTCGACCCCGACGACCAGATCCGCACCTCGTATCTCGGACTCCTTCTAGAGTAG
- a CDS encoding FKBP-type peptidyl-prolyl cis-trans isomerase, whose product MSDEQAESADEPVDADAADDPDAETDTETETGLQEGDFVRLDYTVRMVDDDQVVDTTSQEVAEEAGIDEEGHEFEPRTIVIGEGHVFPDVDEDLIGREVGEESTVHIDAADAFGEFDPDEVRTVSADKIDEDDRYPGARVTVDGQQGHVETIIGGRARVDFNHPLAGEDLEYEYEILDVVEDREEQAKSLLGMHLDHAPEVWIETDEVEEEVQVEGDEEGEPEYEAQTVEKETLYIEANPQMTMNQQWLFQKQQIAQQIMDRLGLDRVIVQETIDGTGGMMGGMGGMMGGMGGAGGADVEEALEDADVDADELVEEIEEGDVDLEE is encoded by the coding sequence ATGAGTGACGAACAGGCCGAATCGGCGGACGAGCCGGTCGACGCCGACGCGGCCGATGACCCAGACGCGGAGACAGACACCGAAACCGAGACGGGGCTGCAGGAGGGGGACTTCGTCCGCCTCGACTACACCGTTCGCATGGTCGACGACGACCAGGTCGTCGACACGACCAGTCAAGAGGTCGCCGAGGAAGCCGGCATCGACGAGGAGGGCCACGAGTTCGAGCCCCGAACCATCGTCATCGGCGAGGGACACGTCTTCCCCGACGTCGACGAAGATCTGATCGGGCGCGAGGTCGGCGAGGAGTCCACCGTCCACATCGACGCCGCCGACGCGTTCGGCGAGTTCGACCCTGACGAGGTCCGCACCGTCAGCGCCGACAAGATCGACGAGGACGACCGCTACCCCGGCGCTCGCGTGACCGTCGACGGCCAGCAGGGTCACGTCGAGACCATCATCGGCGGGCGCGCCCGCGTCGACTTCAACCACCCCCTCGCCGGCGAGGACCTCGAATACGAGTACGAGATCCTCGACGTCGTCGAGGACCGCGAGGAACAGGCCAAGAGCCTGCTCGGCATGCATCTCGACCACGCACCCGAAGTCTGGATCGAGACCGACGAGGTCGAAGAGGAGGTCCAGGTCGAAGGCGACGAAGAGGGCGAACCCGAATACGAGGCCCAGACGGTCGAGAAAGAGACGCTGTACATCGAGGCCAACCCGCAGATGACGATGAACCAGCAGTGGCTCTTCCAGAAACAGCAGATCGCCCAGCAGATCATGGACCGACTCGGCCTCGACCGCGTCATCGTCCAGGAGACCATCGACGGCACGGGCGGCATGATGGGTGGCATGGGCGGTATGATGGGCGGCATGGGTGGCGCCGGCGGCGCCGATGTCGAGGAGGCCCTCGAAGACGCCGATGTCGACGCCGATGAACTCGTCGAAGAGATCGAGGAAGGCGACGTCGACCTCGAAGAGTAG
- a CDS encoding RAD55 family ATPase, with protein MADRLPTGISVLDRQLDGGIPAGSILLLSADPASQSESLLYEIAAERRTLYITTVRSEGAVRDAIDRYRGGLDQLTIRDAGDYPPIDNATRLVRDLPENATLIVDVVDPLEETDPTRFRKFLNELQTHMVNTDSIAVLHAMHGDPPTNRTLTEHMSDVVFDLRTDTSGSQIVNRLAVPKFRGGGALEETIKLKLTDGVTIDTSRDIA; from the coding sequence ATGGCGGACCGTCTCCCGACGGGGATCTCCGTCCTCGACAGGCAACTCGATGGCGGAATCCCGGCGGGAAGCATCCTGCTGTTGAGCGCGGACCCAGCCAGTCAGTCGGAGTCCCTACTCTACGAAATCGCCGCCGAACGCCGGACGCTCTACATCACGACCGTCCGTTCGGAGGGAGCCGTCCGCGATGCGATCGACCGATACCGCGGCGGCCTCGACCAGTTGACGATCCGCGATGCGGGCGATTATCCGCCCATCGACAACGCCACGCGACTCGTGCGCGACCTGCCGGAGAACGCGACGCTCATCGTCGACGTGGTCGATCCGCTGGAAGAGACGGATCCGACCCGGTTCCGGAAGTTCCTCAACGAACTCCAGACGCATATGGTCAACACGGACTCGATCGCCGTGTTGCACGCGATGCACGGCGACCCGCCGACCAATCGGACCCTCACTGAGCACATGTCGGACGTGGTCTTCGACCTCCGCACCGACACCAGCGGGTCACAGATCGTCAACCGCCTGGCCGTGCCGAAGTTCCGCGGCGGCGGCGCGCTCGAAGAGACGATCAAGCTCAAACTCACCGACGGCGTCACGATCGACACCAGCCGCGACATCGCGTAG
- a CDS encoding MinD/ParA family ATP-binding protein → MLAIAGGKGGVGKTTTTLGLSAALDIPVVAADADPDMPNLHALAGVGREPTLADIGAGPVETVAQSHPDESDVAVLPAPRIGITDDAIDRSLTRLAATDRPSIVDCPGGAGPDAATPLRRADAALVVTTLCAPALRDAAKTAAMARTLDTPVRGAVLTRTRSAPAAVTDLLDCPVVASIPSAEPPVLRDSDVRDAYRRLADDLAEGLL, encoded by the coding sequence ATGCTCGCCATCGCCGGCGGAAAGGGTGGAGTCGGCAAGACGACTACGACGCTCGGCCTGTCGGCGGCGCTCGACATCCCTGTCGTCGCCGCCGACGCCGATCCGGACATGCCGAACCTCCACGCGCTCGCAGGCGTCGGCCGCGAACCGACGCTCGCCGACATCGGTGCCGGACCCGTCGAGACGGTGGCCCAGTCCCACCCCGACGAGTCGGACGTGGCCGTCCTCCCGGCGCCACGAATCGGCATCACCGACGACGCTATCGACCGGTCGCTCACCCGGTTGGCTGCCACCGATCGACCGTCCATCGTCGACTGTCCCGGCGGGGCTGGCCCGGACGCCGCCACCCCACTTCGCCGGGCCGACGCGGCGCTCGTCGTCACCACGCTCTGTGCGCCGGCGCTCCGCGACGCCGCCAAAACGGCGGCGATGGCCCGCACGCTCGACACGCCGGTTCGGGGCGCCGTGCTGACGCGCACACGGTCGGCGCCCGCCGCCGTTACCGACCTGCTCGACTGCCCCGTGGTAGCCTCGATTCCGTCCGCGGAGCCGCCAGTGCTCCGCGACTCGGACGTTCGCGACGCGTATCGGCGGCTCGCAGACGATTTGGCCGAAGGCCTATTATGA
- a CDS encoding YlbF family regulator → MSTTTSQLEELGTELGEAIAESPAYERFEEAKAAVENDADAQERIAEVERLRDEFVAAREAGEASQEHVSKLQQAQNELHGMPVMEEYLNAQEALQNQLEAVNRSISAPLDVDFGGEAGGCCHD, encoded by the coding sequence ATGAGCACGACCACGTCGCAGCTGGAGGAACTCGGGACGGAACTCGGCGAAGCCATCGCCGAATCGCCCGCGTACGAGCGCTTCGAAGAGGCCAAAGCGGCCGTCGAGAACGACGCCGACGCCCAGGAGCGCATCGCGGAGGTCGAACGCCTCCGCGACGAGTTCGTCGCCGCGCGCGAGGCCGGCGAGGCCAGCCAGGAACACGTCTCGAAGCTCCAGCAGGCCCAGAACGAACTCCACGGAATGCCCGTGATGGAGGAGTATCTGAACGCTCAGGAGGCACTGCAGAACCAACTCGAAGCCGTCAACCGATCCATTTCTGCGCCGCTCGACGTCGACTTCGGCGGCGAGGCCGGCGGCTGTTGTCACGACTGA
- a CDS encoding hydantoinase/oxoprolinase family protein has product MEMDTRVGVDVGGTFTDVVVADADGLSMLKVPSTPDAPDEGVLDGLDAAGEQADLDPTATDFFAHGTTVATNALLERQWAETALVTTEGFRDTVEIGRQTRPDLYDLHAEKPTPVVDRDRRFEVPGRLDRRGDIVEPFDEDAARAVADAVADADVESVAITFLFAFEDDTHERRMREILREAGVDCETSLSSEVLPEIREYERTLATAINAALKPVMNRYLGRLEEGIADAGVPAPLRVMQSNGGIASASVTRERPVNTLLSGPAAGVRGAAHVAGEAGFDDVLTMDMGGTSCDVSLVRDGDPVVSTEGSVGDYPVTVPMVDVHTIGAGGGSIAWVDEGGSLRVGPRSAGADPGPICYGRGGTEPTVTDAHLLLGRIDPGAFFEGSADEATVRQAVRDSIAEPLEMSVEAAAQGILDVANANMERALRVVSVERGHDPRAFSLVAYGGAGPLHAAELAAELDVPRVVVPRSAGVLSALGLLISDVVYEEGVSAVRPWTAVDPADLQLRFERLERERRERLEGEGYPAERRRFERAVDLRYRGQSFDLRVPVPGDELDGDALDAIAERFHERHERRYGHASPDEPIELVTIRSRARGLVDPPDLSMDCGGETDPVPRTTRKTVMDDERRATPVYDRAALGVGATLDGPAVVEGVESTAVVPPGATATVDDLGNVVIEP; this is encoded by the coding sequence ATGGAGATGGACACGCGGGTCGGCGTCGATGTCGGCGGGACGTTCACCGACGTCGTCGTCGCCGACGCCGACGGACTCTCGATGCTGAAAGTCCCCTCGACGCCGGACGCGCCGGACGAGGGCGTCCTCGACGGCCTCGACGCGGCGGGCGAGCAAGCCGACCTCGACCCCACAGCGACCGATTTCTTCGCTCACGGGACGACCGTCGCCACGAACGCCCTGCTGGAACGACAGTGGGCCGAGACGGCGCTGGTGACGACCGAGGGGTTCCGCGACACGGTCGAAATCGGCCGGCAGACGCGCCCGGATCTGTACGATCTTCACGCGGAGAAACCGACACCGGTCGTCGACCGGGACCGGCGGTTCGAGGTGCCCGGGCGTCTCGACCGCCGGGGCGACATCGTCGAACCGTTCGACGAGGACGCCGCCCGCGCCGTCGCGGACGCCGTCGCCGACGCCGATGTCGAGAGCGTCGCCATCACCTTCCTGTTCGCCTTCGAGGACGACACCCACGAACGGCGGATGCGCGAGATCCTCCGCGAGGCGGGCGTCGACTGCGAGACGTCGCTGTCGAGCGAGGTGTTGCCCGAGATTCGCGAGTACGAGCGCACGCTCGCGACGGCGATCAACGCCGCGCTCAAGCCCGTGATGAACCGGTATCTCGGCCGGCTGGAGGAGGGCATCGCGGACGCGGGCGTCCCCGCTCCCCTGCGCGTGATGCAGTCGAACGGCGGCATCGCGTCGGCGTCGGTCACCCGCGAGCGCCCGGTGAACACCTTGCTTTCGGGGCCCGCCGCGGGTGTTCGGGGCGCCGCACACGTCGCCGGCGAGGCGGGCTTCGACGACGTGCTCACGATGGACATGGGCGGCACGTCGTGTGACGTGTCGCTGGTCCGCGACGGCGACCCCGTCGTCTCGACGGAGGGGAGCGTCGGCGACTACCCCGTGACCGTACCGATGGTCGACGTTCACACCATCGGCGCCGGGGGCGGGTCCATCGCCTGGGTGGACGAGGGCGGCAGCCTCCGCGTCGGCCCTCGCTCGGCCGGCGCCGACCCCGGCCCCATCTGTTACGGCCGGGGCGGGACGGAGCCAACCGTGACCGACGCCCACCTGTTGCTCGGGCGCATCGATCCCGGCGCGTTCTTCGAGGGGAGCGCCGACGAGGCGACGGTGCGCCAGGCCGTCCGGGACTCCATCGCCGAGCCGCTGGAGATGAGCGTCGAGGCCGCGGCCCAGGGGATCCTCGACGTCGCCAACGCCAACATGGAGCGCGCCCTGCGGGTCGTCTCGGTCGAACGCGGGCACGACCCCCGGGCGTTCTCGCTGGTGGCCTACGGCGGCGCCGGCCCGCTGCACGCGGCGGAACTCGCCGCCGAACTCGACGTGCCGCGGGTGGTCGTCCCCCGCTCTGCGGGCGTGCTCTCCGCGCTCGGCCTCCTCATCAGCGACGTGGTGTACGAGGAGGGCGTCTCCGCGGTCCGGCCCTGGACAGCAGTCGACCCCGCGGACCTCCAGCTCCGGTTCGAACGCCTGGAACGCGAGCGCCGCGAGCGCCTCGAGGGCGAGGGCTACCCCGCCGAGCGCCGGCGGTTCGAACGCGCCGTCGACCTCCGGTATCGGGGGCAGTCGTTCGACCTCCGGGTGCCGGTTCCAGGAGACGAACTCGACGGCGACGCCCTCGACGCCATCGCCGAGCGCTTCCACGAGCGCCACGAGCGCCGATACGGCCACGCCTCCCCGGACGAACCGATCGAACTCGTGACGATACGCTCGCGCGCCCGCGGTCTGGTCGATCCGCCCGATCTATCGATGGACTGCGGCGGGGAGACCGATCCCGTCCCCCGAACGACGCGGAAGACGGTGATGGACGACGAGCGCCGCGCGACGCCCGTCTACGACCGGGCGGCGCTCGGCGTCGGCGCCACCCTCGACGGTCCGGCCGTCGTCGAGGGTGTCGAGAGCACGGCCGTCGTGCCGCCGGGCGCGACAGCGACCGTCGACGACCTGGGCAACGTGGTGATCGAGCCATGA